The Ornithinibacillus sp. 4-3 region TTGGAATCCCATGCCAAAGTAAAGCATTAATATCGCTAGCATAGCCAAGCTTGGAATTAACTGTAGTACATTGGCAATCGACATAATAATAGGTGCCAATCGCTCTACTTTTGCAGCAAGAATCCCTAGAGGAATCCCGACTACAAGAGCTAATGCTAATCCATAAATGACCATCAATATATGAGTTCCCGCCAGATCTAATAATGTTGAGCTATTGTCTGACATATATTTGAATAGTTCTTTAAAAAACTCCATGTATATTCACCTTATTCTTTTTAGTCCAATAAACCTTTTTCTTGTAGAAATTCTTTCGCAACTTCAGCAGTTGGACGATTCTTTAGATCTACTTCTCCGACTAATTCTGTCATTTCTTCTGCTGTGATAGAGTCAACCAGTGACTCCAAAATTTCTGCTACTTCTGGATATTCTTCTACAATCTCTTCTTTCGTAACTATTGAGCTTTCATAAGGAGGAAAGAATTGAAAATCATCTTCAAGTAAAACTAAATTATGCTCATTGATCTGTGGATCAATTGTATACGCAAGGATGATATCTAAATCCCCACTAGAGATTCCTTCATACATTAAAGATGCATCCATTCCACGAACATCTTTAAATTCATATCCATATGTTTCGCTGTAAGGACCATAACCATCAATATCCCTTTCTCTCCAAGTAGTATCTGCACCCATCTCTATATCTGCAGCTAATGGAGCTAAATCTGACATTTTTGATAAATTATGCTCCTCCGCGAATTCTTCTCTAACGGCTAGCCCATATTGATTGGCAAAGCCAATAGAGTCGTACCACTCGAAACCGTGGTGCTTTTTAAATAAATCCTGCACTTGTTCCATGGTTTTTTCGGGATCTGTTGTAAATTCTACTTCGTCCTCATCAAACCAGTTGTTATATATTTCACCTGAAAGTAATGAGGCAATATCAAACTCATCTTGAATCATTGCATGAATCACTTGTGGACTGGCTTGAATATCTTCTGTAATTTCTACTTCATGAATTGTTTGATCTTCAATTAACTGTTTTACAATTTGCCCCATAATTTTAGGATCTGACCAATTTTGTGCTCCGAACTGGAATATTTTTCCGCCAGCTTCATTTGTGTCTTTGTTTCCACCACATGCTACAAGAAAAATAACAAGCAGGCTAAAAGTTACAATGATGCCGATTCTTCTCAAGATGTATGCTCCTAACTTTTTAATCTAGTAGTCCTTTTTCTTGTAAAAACTCTTTCGCAACTTCGGCAGTTGAACGACCATCAAGATCTACTTCACCGATTAATTCTGTCATTTCTTCTGTTGAAATAATCCCAACAATCGAATCGAGAATTTCGGCTACTTCTGGGTACTCTTCTACAATATCTTCTCTTGTAACAATTGAACCTTCATAAGGAGGGAAGAATTGTAAATCATCTTCTAGTAAAATTAGGTTATTTTCATTAACATGTGGATCAACTGTATAAGCGGTGATTACATCAACATCTCCACCAGAAATTCCTTCATACATTAAAGATGTATCCATTCCAAGAACATCTTTAAATTCATATCCATATGCTTCACGGTATGGTCCATATCCGTCTATTTCTCTTTCTCTCCAAGTAGAGTCAGCACCCATTGTCATATTAGCAGCTATTGGAGCTAAATCAGACATTGTTGATAAGTTATTCTCTTCAGCAAATTCTTCCTTAACAGCAATTCCATACTGATTAGCAAAACCAGCAGTATCATACCAAACAAAACCATAATGCTCTTTAAATAAATCTTGTGCTTGTTGCATTGTTGCCTCTGCATCGGTTGTAAACTCTATTTCATCATCATCAAAATAGTTGTTGTATACTTCTCCTGAGAACATTAATGCAAAATCAAACTCTTCTTTTTCTAATGCACCGATTACCTGAGGAGTAGCTTGAATATCTTCTGTAATTTCTACTTCGTGAATTGTCTGATCTTCAATCAACTGTTTTACAATCTGCCCCATAAGCTTAGGGTCTGTATATGTTTGTGCACCAAATTTGAATATTTTACCACCAGCTTCATTTGTATCATTGTTTCCACATGCTACTAGAAAAATAGCTAGTAAACCAATTGATAAAATCATACTAATTTTTTTCATTAATAAACGACACCTTTCTTTTTTATGCATTTATAGTAAATTTGCGTTCAATTTTTCCGAAAATAAGATCTAATAATACAGCTAAAAGCACTGCTAATATTGTCCCTGTAAAGATCATCTGTTGGTTATTAAGACCAATTCCTGATAATACCAAGTCACCTAATCCACCAGCGCCAATAACCGCTGCTAGCGTAGTCCAACTGATGATATATACAGTAGTAATACGAATCCCTGACATGATATAAGGGAAAGCCATTGGTAATTCTACTTTAAAAATACGTTGAAATTTGTTGTATCCCATTCCTTTTGCTGCTTCTACCGTATCCGGATCAATAGACATCATCCCTGAATAAGTGTTACGAAGCAGGGGTAAGAGCGCATATAAAAATAGTGCTAGTACTGCTGGTTTAAAACCAATTCCAAGAAGTGGAATCATAAGCGCAAACATAGCAATCGTAGGAATGGTTTGTAAAATATTTGCTATGTTAAAAATAGAGTTTCTAAGAAAGTTACTTTTCATCTTAGTCATAAAAACAGCAATAGGAATAGTGATGATAACAGCTAATGCAATTGCTAGAAAGGAAATTTGAATATGATCTAGCAAATGCTTAAAAATATCATCATACCTATCCTGCCAATATTCAATGTAATCCGAAATCATATCCATTACTGATCACCACTCTTTTGATCGAGAATATCGTAGATATCCCGAACAAGAAGGTCTTTGTCTAGCATCCCAATCAGTTCTTTTGATTTTGATAACACTGGGAGAGAAGAAAGATTAGAATTTGAAAAAGCCTCGTAAGCCTTTTTCCCATCCATTTTTGGAAATAAAGTGGTAGTCGATTGTACGATATTTTCTATCGGATCATCGACCTTCTGGAGAGCTGTAAATAAATGAAGCATCCCTACAAATTTTCCTTCATTATTCACAACTGGCAGTGCCTCCAATTGATGCTTCATCATAACATCAATGGCATCAGCGACTGTTGCTTCTGTTGTAATAGAAGTGAAGTCATTGCTCATTAATTTAGATACTGCTGGTAAATCAAATCCATTATTAATACGTTTACTACCAATAAAATCTTCTACAAATTCATCAGCTGGATTGGAGATGAGCTCTTCTGGTGTTCCGTTTTGAACGACATGCCCATCCTTCATTAAAATAATTTGATCGGCAATTTTTAGCGCTTCATCCATATCATGTGTAACGAAAACAATGGTTTTTTGAATATCTTCTTGTAATCGAACAAGCTCATCTTGTAGCTGTTCACGACTAATAGGATCAAGGGCGCTAAATGGTTCATCCATTAGAATCGTTTCTGGCTCTGCAGCTAATGCGCGGATAACTCCAATACGTTGCTGTTGTCCACCACTTAGTTCTGATGGATAACGATCTTTATACATCTCTGGATCTAGATTTACCATTTCTAATAATTCAATTACACGATTATAAATGCGTTTTTTGTCCCATTTTAAAAGCTTTGGAACAGCAGCTACATTTTCAAAAATCGTCATATGTGGGAATAAACCGATATTTTGGATAACATATCCCATTTTACGTCGCAGTTGAACAGGGCTTAATTCCTGAATATTCTGTCCGTTGAGAGTAATCGTCCCACTTGTATGCTCTGTTAGACGGTTTAGTAATTTCATGGTTGTTGTTTTTCCGCAACCACTAGGTCCAATTAAGACATTTATTTTTCCTTGTTCAAAGGTTAAATTAATATCTTTCAGAGCGTGAACCCCGCCTTCATACGTCTTATTCACTTTTTCTAACCGTATCAAAACTTTTACCTCGCTTTACTATTTTCGATTTTTGCGGAGTATATCTTTAACAACTGAACTCCTTGTTTTATCAACTAGCAACCAACAAAGGAAAGCCGTAGCCTCCCTGTTGATGAAGTCTCATTTTTATCTACCTATTAAGTGTAAGGGAAAGCGTGATGAATAGAAAATCGCGTATAGTGGTGTATCTCTGTAAATATCATAAACATTTTTGTTTATACCAACTATAAGTCCCTCATTCTTATTATTACTCCTGTTTTCTTTCGTATACGCTCTTATTTGCGGATGTGGGGGTGAAAAAAGTTGTGATAGAATAAGAATATACTCCGTAATTTAACGAGAGAAGGGGTGGTTTTTATAATGAATAAAAAATTAGAGGAAATTCAAGATAAATTCATCCAACAGATAATGGCAAATATGAAATCATATGGATTTCCCAGTACGATTGGTCATGTACTAGCAGTTATTTATTATGAGAATAAGCCATTAAGCTTGGACGAGCTTTCTGAAAGAACGGGTATGAGTAAGACAAGAATGAGCCAGGTGGTTAGAGAGATGGTACACTTAAATATTGCTGAAAAAGTGTTTGTAAAAGGAACTCGAAAAGATTATTATCGTGTGGAGGAAGATTATTATCGCACATTTATTTCTTTGTTTACGTCAAACTGGAAAACAGTTGCAATGCGAAACACCCGAACTGATCAAACTATCTACAAAGACTTACAAGAATTACATGCATCTGATGATTTATCAGAAGAGGAACATCAATTAGTAGAGATGTATATAGAAGATACAAAAGAATCAATGGCATACTTTGACTGGGTCAATCGCCTAGTTGATTTTTTTGAATCAGAGGAAGTCTTTAAGTATGTCCCTAAGAAAAAAATTGAATAAATAACCTTATAGATAAGGAGTCTATTTTTTTGATTCCTTATCTTTGTCGATCTATCCTAAAAAATGCGACGATTAAATTAACTTCAAATATTCTCCTTCATTCCCACATGGAATCTCCTATATCCATTTATTCCCATAGATAAAATAGAAGATAAACTTTTCGGAGGTACGCTTATAATGAATATTGAAACATTAGATCGTTTGAATCGAGCTATTCAATTTGCTACAAATGCTCATGAAGGACAGTATCGAAAGAATACTACAATTCCTTATATCACCCACCCATTTATGGTAGGAACACTTTTGACAGAAGCAGGCTGTGCATCAGAGCTTATTATGGCTGGGTACTTGCATGATACATTGGAAGACACAGCTGTAACAGAAAATGAGATTTTAGAAAACTTCGGGGAGGAGGTCCTTGAATTAGTAAAAGGAAGCTCTGAACCAAATCGAGCATTAAGCTGGGAAGAACGCAAGAAACATACTATTAAATTCCTGCTTTCTACAGCAACTGAAGAAATGTGCATGGTCGCCTGTGCGGATAAACTACATAATGTTCGTTCCATTGTTTTGGATTATGCCATTCACCATGATGCTATTTGGTCACGCTTTAATCGTGGTAAGGAACAACAAGCATGGTACTATACCTCGCTTGTGGATGTACTAACAAAAAGAATTCCAGATTTTCCACTGCTGGCAATGCTTGAAGTTGAGGTAAATAAATTGTTCAAAAAGAGCACATGACTGAGTAAAAATCATGCGCTCTCTTTATTTTTATACTTCTCGTTGCTTAGCAAGTATTTTTGCCATTTGCTCGGCATCCGTACTTCCCTCTTTCTTCAGGTTTTCAATAATATTTTTATAATCCTCATCGGTACGATTTTGGCTTAGTTTGTAAGCAGCTTGTAATTCTTCAATCTTAATTTTAAATCCAACAACACCCTTCATTTGATTCTCAAACCCTTTAGGAGAAGTGTTGCCCCATAATACACCATTTTCACGATGTTTTTCATATTTTTCTAGTAAAGAAGACAGATCATTGCGTAGCTCATCTGTTTCAATTACGCGAAGAGAACCATAGACATGGACGGATTGATAATTCCATGTTGGAGCATTTACTTCCTTATACCAGGAAGAAGAAATGTAAGAATGAGGTCCTGGAAAAATAACAAGCACTTGTTCATTTTGCTCGAATGACTTCCATTGCTGATTTCCTAATGCCATATGACTAGAAAGATAGTAATCCTCTTCATCCTCTACTAACTGAAAAGGCAAATGTGTTGCGATTGGTTTGCCATTTTCTGTAGTAACAAGGATCCCAAAGGAATGCTCTTTAATAAACTCCCAAACTTCCTTTTCATCTTTTACTTTAAAATGCCCTGGAACATACATTTTTTCCACCCCTTGTTGTTTATGCTTACCTCTAATGAAACCATAGATTTATTATTTTTTAAAGTGAATTTTCAGAAACATCGATAAAACCATTCATATTTGCTTTACAATCATTAATATTGCATGATGAAAGTAATTAGAAATCCATATATAAATTACAGCAATTTTGCTTTGAAAAGGAGGGCTCATGCTTGCAGCAAAGGACAATTTTAATAATTGACGATGAAAAAGAAATTGCCGATTTAGTAGCTATTCATTTAAAACAAGAAGGGTTTCAAACAATTCTTGCTCATGATGGTGAGGAAGGTTTAAAGCGATTTCGTGAGCATGCTGTCGATTTAATTATTCTAGATATTATGATGCCTAAATTAGATGGTTATGAAGTGCTTAAGCAAATTAGGCTGACAGATCAAATACCGATTATTTTCCTGAGTGCAAAAACATCTGATTTTGATAAAATTAGTGGACTTGTTATTGGAGCAGATGATTATATGACAAAGCCATTTAATCCATTAGAGCTAGTGGCACGGGTAAATGTGCAATTGCGCAGAATCAAGCAATGGGAGAAACCGCAAGCGGATGATACAATCACTTTAAAGCATGTAGTTATTGAACCAGATAAAAGAAATATATATGTGGAAGGAGAGCTCGTCACATTAACACCAAAGGAATTTGATATTTTAATGTTACTTGCTACTTCTCCAAATCAAGTTTTTAGTTCGGAACAAATTTTCCGTAAAGTATGGAAGGAAGACTATTTTGAAGGAGCAAATACGGTAATGGTTCACATCCGTACACTACGTAAGAAGCTAAAAGACACAAGTAGAGTAAAGAAGCTTATTGAGACTGTATGGGGAGTAGGATATAAAATCAATGACTAAATTCTTTTATAGTTTCCGGATGCGAATTATTTATCTATTTATATTAAGCTTGTTGCTTGCTGCAACAATCACGTTTCTACTTTATAAAGTACTTCAATTTTATTATACAAATAATGTTTATTATGGCGATTTTCTTATGTATGTACGTCAAGTGATGGTTAATATTGGTGATATTAATGTGTTTTTAATTATTTTCGTTCCATTAGCCATTATCATTTTCAATCTGCTTACACGCACATATACAAAGTATTTAAAAGAAATTTCTCTGGGAATTAACCATTTGGCAGCGGGCGATTTTTCCCATCAAATAAAAATTGAATCAAAGGATGAATTTAAACAAATTGCTTCTGATATTAATGAAGCAAGCTTAAGACTAAAACAAGCGATTGAGGCAGAGAAGCTATCTCGTATAAGCAAAGAAACGTTAATTGCCAACCTAGCGCATGATTTACGTACACCATTAACTTCAGTAATTGGTTATTTAAATTTGCTCAAAAGTGGACAATCTGTTGGTAGTAAACACACAGAGGAATATGTGAAAACAGCTTATACAAAGGCGAAGTATTTAGAAGAATTAATAGAGACATTATTTGATATCTCTAAACTAGACTTATCTTTAGATATGGTGGATGAGACAGAAATTAACATACAAGAGCTACTACATCAATTAATTGAAGAAATGTACCCACTTGTAAACGAAGCAAATGCTGTGGTAGATGCACAGATACATAAAGCTATATTTGTAAGAGGAAATGGAAATGAATTAGCTCGTGTGTTTGAAAATTTACTTAGCAATGCACTTCGATATGGGGATGTTTCTGAACCGATTGGCATTGAACTTTTAGAAATAGAAACTAATGTGCATATACAAGTAAGTAATAAG contains the following coding sequences:
- a CDS encoding glycine betaine ABC transporter substrate-binding protein, which produces MRRIGIIVTFSLLVIFLVACGGNKDTNEAGGKIFQFGAQNWSDPKIMGQIVKQLIEDQTIHEVEITEDIQASPQVIHAMIQDEFDIASLLSGEIYNNWFDEDEVEFTTDPEKTMEQVQDLFKKHHGFEWYDSIGFANQYGLAVREEFAEEHNLSKMSDLAPLAADIEMGADTTWRERDIDGYGPYSETYGYEFKDVRGMDASLMYEGISSGDLDIILAYTIDPQINEHNLVLLEDDFQFFPPYESSIVTKEEIVEEYPEVAEILESLVDSITAEEMTELVGEVDLKNRPTAEVAKEFLQEKGLLD
- a CDS encoding glycine betaine ABC transporter substrate-binding protein; translated protein: MKKISMILSIGLLAIFLVACGNNDTNEAGGKIFKFGAQTYTDPKLMGQIVKQLIEDQTIHEVEITEDIQATPQVIGALEKEEFDFALMFSGEVYNNYFDDDEIEFTTDAEATMQQAQDLFKEHYGFVWYDTAGFANQYGIAVKEEFAEENNLSTMSDLAPIAANMTMGADSTWREREIDGYGPYREAYGYEFKDVLGMDTSLMYEGISGGDVDVITAYTVDPHVNENNLILLEDDLQFFPPYEGSIVTREDIVEEYPEVAEILDSIVGIISTEEMTELIGEVDLDGRSTAEVAKEFLQEKGLLD
- a CDS encoding ABC transporter permease; protein product: MDMISDYIEYWQDRYDDIFKHLLDHIQISFLAIALAVIITIPIAVFMTKMKSNFLRNSIFNIANILQTIPTIAMFALMIPLLGIGFKPAVLALFLYALLPLLRNTYSGMMSIDPDTVEAAKGMGYNKFQRIFKVELPMAFPYIMSGIRITTVYIISWTTLAAVIGAGGLGDLVLSGIGLNNQQMIFTGTILAVLLAVLLDLIFGKIERKFTINA
- a CDS encoding betaine/proline/choline family ABC transporter ATP-binding protein (Members of the family are the ATP-binding subunit of ABC transporters for substrates such as betaine, L-proline or other amino acids, choline, carnitine, etc. The substrate specificity is best determined from the substrate-binding subunit, rather than this subunit, as it interacts with the permease subunit and not with substrate directly.), encoding MIRLEKVNKTYEGGVHALKDINLTFEQGKINVLIGPSGCGKTTTMKLLNRLTEHTSGTITLNGQNIQELSPVQLRRKMGYVIQNIGLFPHMTIFENVAAVPKLLKWDKKRIYNRVIELLEMVNLDPEMYKDRYPSELSGGQQQRIGVIRALAAEPETILMDEPFSALDPISREQLQDELVRLQEDIQKTIVFVTHDMDEALKIADQIILMKDGHVVQNGTPEELISNPADEFVEDFIGSKRINNGFDLPAVSKLMSNDFTSITTEATVADAIDVMMKHQLEALPVVNNEGKFVGMLHLFTALQKVDDPIENIVQSTTTLFPKMDGKKAYEAFSNSNLSSLPVLSKSKELIGMLDKDLLVRDIYDILDQKSGDQ
- a CDS encoding GbsR/MarR family transcriptional regulator translates to MNKKLEEIQDKFIQQIMANMKSYGFPSTIGHVLAVIYYENKPLSLDELSERTGMSKTRMSQVVREMVHLNIAEKVFVKGTRKDYYRVEEDYYRTFISLFTSNWKTVAMRNTRTDQTIYKDLQELHASDDLSEEEHQLVEMYIEDTKESMAYFDWVNRLVDFFESEEVFKYVPKKKIE
- a CDS encoding HD domain-containing protein: MNIETLDRLNRAIQFATNAHEGQYRKNTTIPYITHPFMVGTLLTEAGCASELIMAGYLHDTLEDTAVTENEILENFGEEVLELVKGSSEPNRALSWEERKKHTIKFLLSTATEEMCMVACADKLHNVRSIVLDYAIHHDAIWSRFNRGKEQQAWYYTSLVDVLTKRIPDFPLLAMLEVEVNKLFKKST
- a CDS encoding FMN-binding negative transcriptional regulator; its protein translation is MYVPGHFKVKDEKEVWEFIKEHSFGILVTTENGKPIATHLPFQLVEDEEDYYLSSHMALGNQQWKSFEQNEQVLVIFPGPHSYISSSWYKEVNAPTWNYQSVHVYGSLRVIETDELRNDLSSLLEKYEKHRENGVLWGNTSPKGFENQMKGVVGFKIKIEELQAAYKLSQNRTDEDYKNIIENLKKEGSTDAEQMAKILAKQREV
- a CDS encoding response regulator transcription factor, which gives rise to MQQRTILIIDDEKEIADLVAIHLKQEGFQTILAHDGEEGLKRFREHAVDLIILDIMMPKLDGYEVLKQIRLTDQIPIIFLSAKTSDFDKISGLVIGADDYMTKPFNPLELVARVNVQLRRIKQWEKPQADDTITLKHVVIEPDKRNIYVEGELVTLTPKEFDILMLLATSPNQVFSSEQIFRKVWKEDYFEGANTVMVHIRTLRKKLKDTSRVKKLIETVWGVGYKIND
- a CDS encoding histidine kinase dimerization/phospho-acceptor domain-containing protein encodes the protein MTKFFYSFRMRIIYLFILSLLLAATITFLLYKVLQFYYTNNVYYGDFLMYVRQVMVNIGDINVFLIIFVPLAIIIFNLLTRTYTKYLKEISLGINHLAAGDFSHQIKIESKDEFKQIASDINEASLRLKQAIEAEKLSRISKETLIANLAHDLRTPLTSVIGYLNLLKSGQSVGSKHTEEYVKTAYTKAKYLEELIETLFDISKLDLSLDMVDETEINIQELLHQLIEEMYPLVNEANAVVDAQIHKAIFVRGNGNELARVFENLLSNALRYGDVSEPIGIELLEIETNVHIQVSNKAEKLTEEDMAHLFDMFYTVDQARTSDRKQTGLGLFIAKTIIEKHRGLISARFENEKIYFEVVLPKA